Proteins encoded in a region of the Trypanosoma brucei gambiense DAL972 chromosome 6, complete sequence genome:
- a CDS encoding T. brucei spp.-specific protein codes for MFVCLLMCLYWLLLGGAGASAWCPTLFPPWGLFYFLFTSLVSRGVLHPTIKREIVMIAVGKGKAEYAPGILGWYCDYQYRRFFRPCVTFICRVCHRLCLSLGSLLRLLYFIYSFFPHLVVVCVCCQAGAANTVHAKGEKGLYSPWKQRALRREDFGCRNGAETHRITHKQTNYKYRLSQ; via the coding sequence atgtttgtgtgcttgcttatgtgtttgtattggCTTTTACTTGGTGGGGCGGGGGCGAGCGCATGGTGTCCAACTCTGTTCCCGCCTTGGgggttgttttattttctttttacatcTCTTGTTTCCCGTGGAGTTTTGCACCCCacaataaaaagggaaattgTGATGATCGCtgtgggaaaggggaaagcaGAATACGCTCCCGGTATACTTGGGTGGTATTGTGATTACCAATATCGCCGCTTCTTTCGGCCATGTGTAACTTTCATTTGCCGCGTTTGTCACCGCCTTTGTCTCTCCCTTGGTTCACTGCTTCGtcttttgtattttatttactctttctttcctcatctCGTCGTCGTATGCGTCTGCTGCCAAGCCGGGGCCGCAAATACCGTCCAcgcaaaaggggaaaagggccTCTATTCACCGTGGAAACAACGGGCGCTAAGACGTGAGGACTTCGGTTGCCGGAACGGCGCTGAGACCCATAGAATTACTCATAAACAGACAAATTATAAATATAGACTTAGTCAGTGA
- a CDS encoding GTPase activating protein, putative, translating to MSGFPPPSLVSGDDESDAKGNRSMLRSVESTEAACAAVVAGPVVDISNATLMCRRGVHDRIRRTYWKLMIGLFPHDVTGWEAIESKKASEYKELVRLICTLDENNNVVICENSNREIDIDIPRTMPTMHFFNLERDFTVIEGIPTTFSPMQQCLRRILHTFAGVNKGFGYVQGMNELVGHLLFAFTCGEPSAVDETVEADVFFFFQRMLSHLGDDFCRTLDFDKNTGVMSTIRNFERIVQFVDPELWDHLETNEIRSEFYAFRWLTLLFTQEFNVPDVFRIWDFIFSFGEDICGVVIYIAAAMLVYKRDDILALDHLGTILPFLQSYPSCDVVEFLDIASTWVMRFGFQPIAWLKSGSREDANKLRERYKFSGAGGPSWKENLTGWVSSMWKS from the coding sequence ATGTCTGGCTTCCCGCCTCCGTCTCTGGTTAGCGGTGACGATGAGAGTGACGCGAAAGGAAACAGATCGATGTTGCGCTCCGTGGAATCAACCGAAGCCGCATGTGCTGCCGTTGTAGCAGGTCCTGTTGTTGACATTTCAAATGCCACTCTCATGTGCCGACGTGGTGTTCATGACAGGATCCGTCGAACTTACTGGAAGTTGATGATTGGACTTTTTCCACATGATGTAACTGGGTGGGAAGCGATTGAGAGTAAGAAGGCGAGTGAGTATAAGGAGCTTGTGCGTCTTATATGCACGCTAGACGAAAATAATAACGTCGTTATCTGTGAGAATAGTAACCGTGAAATTGATATTGACATCCCGCGCACAATGCCCACTATGCATTTTTTCAATTTGGAGCGTGACTTCACGGTGATAGAGGGCATCCCCACAACCTTTTCCCCAATGCAGCAATGTCTGCGTCGCATCCTTCACACCTTCGCTGGGGTTAATAAAGGTTTTGGCTACGTACAAGGCATGAATGAGCTCGTGGGCCACTTGCTCTTTGCCTTCACGTGTGGCGAACCTTCTGCCGTTGACGAAACTGTGGAGGCGGacgtgttctttttcttccagaGAATGCTCTCACACCTAGGGGATGATTTCTGTCGTACTCTTGACTTTGACAAGAACACGGGAGTTATGAGTACCATTAGAAATTTTGAGCGTATCGTCCAGTTTGTAGACCCAGAACTTTGGGATCACCTGGAGACCAACGAAATACGCTCCGAGTTTTATGCATTTCGTTGGTTAACCCTGCTGTTCACTCAGGAGTTTAATGTTCCCGATGTGTTTAGGATATgggattttattttttcttttggggaAGATATATGTGGCGTAGTTATTTACATTGCCGCTGCCATGTTGGTGTATAAGCGGGATGATATACTGGCGTTGGACCATTTAGGCACTATTCTTCCATTCTTGCAATCATATCCCTCGTGCGACGTCGTCGAGTTTCTAGACATCGCATCGACTTGGGTGATGCGGTTTGGATTTCAACCAATCGCGTGGTTAAAGTCGGGGAGTCGTGAGGATGCAAACAAATTGCGTGAACGCTACAAATTTAGCGGTGCTGGTGGCCCGTCTTGGAAGGAAAATTTGACAGGTTGGGTCTCTTCTATGTGGAAATCGTAG
- a CDS encoding mitogen-activated protein kinase 5, with translation MVTANGSSNNNNVHLLTTERGWRTYRVREQTFEVENRYTLTSVVGYGAYGVVCSAFDNTNFRDVAIKRVGHVFEDLIDGRRIWREIVIHRLLREHRCRNILNLTRILPPRQRISSFRDLYIVTDLYDTDLHSAIHATKTVDIKALQRIMVRVLRCIADMHFMGIIHRDLKPSNILLNDDAENENAVVCDFGLARAGVLDLQEPVDLTDYVVTRWYRPPELLLMCRYSLPIDLWAIGCIICEFVLKRPLFGGRDYIHQMQLVVSSVAVTNWDFARGSCPGTTTFMNEIVRKYQGRRPISSVMSTMPREGIDLVTKLLAFDPNTRITAAEALRHPFFSDVGAEGESKCTIPEKVDFSFDLHAEISEAQLRRNIWKEIQHYQ, from the coding sequence ATGGTAACAGCAAATGGCTcctcaaacaacaacaatgtaCATCTGCTTACCACAGAGAGGGGGTGGAGAACGTACCGCGTTCGCGAACAGACGTTTGAGGTTGAGAACCGATACACTTTAACGTCGGTCGTGGGTTATGGAGCTTATGGCGTTGTTTGCTCAGCGTTCGATAATACCAATTTCCGTGATGTGGCGATTAAGCGTGTGGGTCATGTTTTTGAGGACTTGATTGACGGCCGCCGCATTTGGCGCGAAATCGTTATTCACCGTCTGCTGAGGGAACACCGCTGCCGCAACATCCTGAATCTAACACGGATTTTGCCTCCACGGCAAAGGATCAGCAGTTTCCGGGATTTATACATTGTCACAGACTTATATGATACGGATCTTCACTCAGCCATTCATGCGACAAAAACAGTGGACATAAAGGCGCTACAGAGGATCATGGTCCGTGTCCTCCGGTGTATCGCCGATATGCACTTCATGGGGATTATACACCGTGACCTTAAACCAAGTAACATTTTATTAAATGATGATGCGGAGAATGAAAATGCCGTAGTTTGTGACTTCGGTCTCGCGCGTGCTGGGGTGCTGGACTTACAGGAACCAGTTGATCTCACGGATTACGTAGTCACGCGTTGGTATCGTCCTCCCGAGCTATTGCTTATGTGTCGGTATAGCCTTCCTATTGACTTATGGGCGATAGGCTGCATCATTTGTGAGTTTGTGCTGAAACGTCCCCTATTTGGGGGTCGCGATTACATCCATCAAATGCAGTTGGTAGTTTCTAGTGTTGCTGTGACGAATTGGGACTTTGCACGTGGGTCGTGTCCGGGAACTACGACCTTCATGAATGAGATTGTGAGAAAATACCAAGGTCGCCGGCCGATATCAAGCGTGATGTCCACCATGCCACGGGAGGGGATTGATTTAGTCACAAAGCTCCTTGCATTTGATCCAAACACTCGCATCACAGCGGCAGAGGCGTTGCGtcatccttttttctctgatgTTGGCGCCGAAGGCGAGTCCAAATGCACAATTCCTGAGAAGGTTGATTTCTCGTTTGACTTGCATGCGGAGATATCCGAGGCACAACTGCGGAGGAATATATGGAAAGAGATTCAGCACTATCAGTAA
- a CDS encoding aldehyde dehydrogenase, putative has product MEGVSALLDPFSGSGLCCLFFFLFLESKFGLLHALYTSLLHAKDRYYAPHISVPPPQVKFDNQPSTQPLTPRAGPPGTICCYDKGTNTQIGLVTVNSPAEVQEAVVRARVAQREWAKTSFSTRRQLLYSLMEYILENQALICETTSVECGKTMMDGSLGEILTTLEKLRWTAAHGEEALAEEVRDVGLITFHKRAAVNYVPFGVMGAIVSWNYPFHNIYGPMISALFAGNAFVGKISEYSSYYASYYLSIVQEGIKELGYSPHLVSFVVGFAETGEALVNSVDKLTFIGSPAVGKIVMRSAAQTLTPVVLELGGKDPAIVCDDADLEHVVPIIMRGTFQNCGQNCVGLERVIVQDSIHDRLLTILEKRVRALTQGPASVGLYDLGAMTMGEDAVRKIQKLVDDSVDAGATLVCGGKGDTSFFPPTILTNVTPSVPIAREEVFGPVLVMMKFKTDAEAVELVNACEYGLGSSVFSSDIERAKHIADQLVTGMTNVNDFGINYLCQSLPFGGVKISGFDRFAGVEGLRGNCVVRASTTDRIPGVKTVIPPVLQYPISEASFTFVERLTNVIYGGWFAAVSSVIEMMRMKSAPRKKDS; this is encoded by the coding sequence ATGGAAGGTGTATCTGCCTTACTGGATCCTTTTTCCGGCAGCGGTCtctgttgccttttcttctttttgtttcttgagAGCAAATTCGGTCTACTCCATGCTCTGTACACATCACTACTTCATGCCAAGGACCGGTATTATGCTCCGCACATCAGTGTGCCCCCACCACAGGTTAAGTTTGATAATCAACCGTCTACTCAACCCCTCACACCTCGTGCCGGCCCCCCAGGTACCATATGTTGTTACGATAAGGGAACCAACACACAGATTGGTTTGGTGACTGTCAACTCACCGGCGGAAGTGCAGGAGGCCGTTGTCCGCGCTCGTGTGGCTCAGCGCGAGTGGGCGAAAACTTCCTTTTCAACACGGCGGCAGTTATTGTATAGTTTGATGGAGTACATTTTGGAAAATCAAGCTCTCATCTGCGAAACTACCAGTGTAGAATGCGGAAAAACAATGATGGACGGTTCACTTGGCGAgatactcacaacacttgAGAAGCTGCGTTGGACGGCCGCGCACGGTGAAGAGGCACTGGCTGAGGAAGTTCGGGACGTGGGCCTCATTACTTTCCACAAGCGGGCAGCGGTGAATTACGTTCCGTTTGGGGTTATGGGTGCAATCGTTTCGTGGAACTATCCGTTTCACAACATATATGGTCCGATGATATCTGCGCTCTTCGCGGGTAATGCGTTTGTAGGCAAAATATCTGAATACTCTTCTTACTACGCGTCGTATTATCTGTCTATCGTACAGGAGGGGATAAAGGAACTCGGTTACTCTCCTCACCTTGTGTCATTTGTGGTTGGCTTTGCCGAAACAGGTGAGGCTCTAGTGAATTCAGTGGACAAATTAACTTTTATTGGTTCCCCAGCTGTGGGGAAAATTGTGATGCGGAGCGCGGCTCAGACACTTACACCTGTCGTACTGGAACTGGGGGGGAAAGATCCCGCCATCGTTTGTGACGATGCAGACCTTGAACATGTAGTGCCAATTATTATGCGTGGAACTTTTCAAAATTGTGGGCAGAACTGCGTGGGTTTGGAGCGCGTTATCGTGCAAGATTCTATCCATGATCGGCTGCTGACAATACTGGAGAAGCGGGTACGGGCACTTACGCAAGGACCGGCATCAGTTGGCCTCTATGACTTGGGAGCGATGACTATGGGGGAGGATGCCGTTCGGAAGATACAGAAACTTGTTGACGATTCCGTTGATGCGGGGGCCACTCTCGTGTGTGGTGGAAAAGGTGACACTAGCTTCTTCCCTCCAACAATTCTTACGAACGTGACTCCTTCTGTGCCAATTGCCCGCGAAGAAGTTTTTGGTCCAGTTCTTGTGATGATGAAATTCAAGACTGATGCCGAAGCCGTAGAGTTAGTGAACGCGTGTGAGTATGGGTTGGGGTCTAGCGTTTTTTCAAGTGACATTGAACGAGCAAAACATATCGCGGATCAGCTTGTAACTGGCATGACGAACGTGAACGATTTTGGCATAAACTATCTTTGTCAATCCCTTCCTTTCGGTGGAGTAAAGATAAGTGGGTTTGATCGATTTGCGGGAGTGGAGGGACTGCGTGGGAACTGTGTTGTTCGGGCTTCCACCACAGACCGGATACCAGGAGTGAAGACTGTTATTCCTCCCGTTTTGCAATATCCCATTAGTGAAGCTTCCTTTACATTTGTGGAGCGCCTAACGAACGTCATCTATGGGGGGTGGTTTGCTGCTGTCAGTAGCGTTATCGAAATGATGCGGATGAAATCCGCTCCACGCAAGAAGGATTCTTGA